From a region of the Ardenticatena maritima genome:
- a CDS encoding NADH-quinone oxidoreductase subunit B has protein sequence MLLDPNKSGAPGIVLTTLDQAVAWARANSIWPMLFGLACCAIEMMSAQSSRYDMSRFGMELMRASPRQSDLMIVAGRLSRKMAPVLRRLYDQMPEPKYVIAMGDCASCGGIFNNYAIVQGVDEIVPVDVYVAGCPPRPEALIDGVLQLQRKIARQRTGEVLHVGPIDIRSE, from the coding sequence ATGTTGCTGGACCCCAACAAGAGTGGCGCGCCGGGGATTGTGCTGACAACGCTTGACCAGGCTGTGGCGTGGGCGCGAGCCAACTCTATTTGGCCTATGCTCTTTGGGTTGGCGTGCTGCGCCATCGAGATGATGTCGGCGCAGTCAAGCCGCTATGACATGTCCCGCTTTGGGATGGAGTTGATGCGCGCCTCGCCGCGCCAATCGGACTTGATGATTGTCGCCGGGCGTTTGAGCCGCAAAATGGCGCCCGTGTTGCGCCGCCTGTACGACCAGATGCCCGAGCCGAAGTACGTGATTGCGATGGGCGACTGCGCTTCGTGCGGCGGTATCTTCAACAACTACGCCATTGTGCAGGGTGTGGATGAAATTGTGCCGGTAGATGTCTATGTCGCCGGTTGTCCACCGCGCCCCGAAGCCCTCATTGACGGCGTGTTGCAATTGCAACGCAAGATTGCACGCCAACGCACGGGCGAAGTGCTGCATGTGGGTCCGATTGATATTCGCAGTGAGTGA
- a CDS encoding NADH-quinone oxidoreductase subunit C translates to MDRTDIETTKEPTTADLVREAFGDAVLDVTERLGETTITLTVKALPDVARWLRDERGFEMCVDVTATDHPQEKERFRVVYHLLSLSRRERLRLAVRVGGKKPTVPTLTTVWPGVNFCEREVYDMFGVHFDGHPNLKRILMPEDWDGHPLRKDYPLGYEPVQFTHNFEEIDQKKPYAKS, encoded by the coding sequence ATGGATCGCACGGACATTGAGACGACAAAAGAGCCAACCACCGCAGACCTGGTGCGCGAAGCGTTCGGCGATGCCGTGCTGGACGTGACCGAGCGCCTGGGGGAAACAACCATCACGCTGACGGTGAAAGCCTTGCCGGACGTGGCGCGCTGGCTTCGTGATGAACGCGGTTTTGAGATGTGCGTTGACGTCACGGCGACCGATCATCCGCAAGAAAAAGAACGTTTCCGCGTGGTCTATCACTTGCTTTCACTCAGCCGCCGCGAACGCCTGCGCCTGGCTGTGCGCGTGGGGGGCAAAAAGCCGACTGTCCCCACGTTGACAACCGTTTGGCCTGGTGTGAATTTCTGCGAACGTGAAGTGTACGATATGTTTGGCGTGCACTTCGACGGGCATCCCAACCTCAAACGCATTCTCATGCCCGAAGATTGGGATGGTCATCCGTTGCGCAAGGATTACCCGCTGGGCTACGAACCGGTGCAGTTTACGCACAACTTTGAAGAGATTGACCAGAAGAAACCATACGCAAAATCCTGA
- a CDS encoding c-type cytochrome: MSMVRVQITLGILLTIVGLLVVAWVGVNEPKRMEEATASWEARRIEYGAELFERNCTSCHGVDAQGTPGLAPPLNSRELLEQRAAEMGWPGDAFGYIVKTVEGGRLISSRPDQYVGNMPKGDMAMPPWGEQFGGPLTQFDIENIALFLLNFEEFTPEQQAMIEAAQQTEAGGEEAAGGEASLEERAVQIMVNNGCGGCHTIQGVAGMVGAVGPELTKIGAVAAERIADPNYAGEATTPEEYIHESIVNPNAFVVEGFPANVMPQNFGETLSEEDINTLVEYLSSLK, encoded by the coding sequence ATGTCAATGGTACGTGTCCAAATTACACTCGGGATTTTGCTCACAATTGTCGGATTGCTTGTGGTGGCTTGGGTCGGCGTGAACGAGCCCAAGCGCATGGAAGAAGCAACAGCCAGCTGGGAAGCCCGCCGTATTGAATACGGGGCGGAGCTCTTCGAGCGTAACTGCACCTCGTGCCACGGTGTTGATGCGCAAGGGACGCCTGGCTTGGCGCCGCCGCTCAACAGCCGTGAATTGCTTGAACAGCGCGCCGCTGAAATGGGCTGGCCCGGCGACGCCTTTGGGTACATTGTGAAGACGGTGGAAGGTGGTCGTCTCATCTCCAGCCGCCCCGATCAGTATGTGGGGAACATGCCCAAGGGCGATATGGCGATGCCGCCGTGGGGTGAACAGTTTGGCGGCCCGTTGACCCAGTTTGACATTGAAAACATCGCGCTCTTCTTGCTCAACTTTGAAGAGTTCACGCCAGAACAGCAGGCGATGATTGAAGCCGCTCAGCAAACCGAAGCAGGTGGTGAAGAAGCCGCCGGCGGCGAAGCAAGCCTCGAAGAACGCGCTGTGCAAATCATGGTGAATAACGGTTGTGGCGGCTGCCACACCATCCAGGGCGTTGCCGGTATGGTGGGGGCTGTCGGTCCGGAGTTGACCAAGATTGGCGCCGTGGCGGCCGAGCGCATTGCCGACCCCAACTACGCGGGTGAAGCCACCACGCCTGAAGAGTACATCCATGAATCTATCGTGAACCCCAACGCTTTCGTGGTGGAAGGGTTCCCGGCGAACGTGATGCCGCAAAACTTCGGCGAAACGCTGAGCGAAGAAGACATCAATACACTGGTTGAATACCTGTCCAGCCTGAAGTAA
- a CDS encoding 4Fe-4S binding protein, translated as MFGFDFGFNFLKGMAITAKHFFATYVQDIKTMGKWDPPSANLETGIPAEITGYITTQYPEQRLPVPERFRYNPMLIYEQETGDIRCTSCGICAKVCPPQCIWIVQAKDTAGKTIPQCQEFYIDTSICMQCGFCAEYCPFDAIKMNHDYEISSYERHESWVLDMQELLVSTRYYAATHPTAWEREEAERAAKEAEKSSVER; from the coding sequence ATGTTTGGCTTCGATTTCGGTTTCAACTTCTTGAAGGGGATGGCGATTACGGCGAAACACTTTTTCGCCACCTACGTGCAAGACATCAAGACGATGGGCAAGTGGGACCCGCCGAGCGCCAACCTGGAAACGGGTATTCCCGCTGAGATTACGGGCTACATCACCACGCAGTACCCGGAACAGCGCCTGCCCGTGCCTGAGCGGTTCCGCTACAACCCGATGCTCATCTACGAGCAGGAAACGGGCGATATTCGCTGCACGTCCTGCGGGATTTGCGCCAAGGTGTGCCCGCCGCAGTGTATCTGGATCGTGCAGGCCAAAGATACCGCCGGGAAGACCATCCCGCAGTGCCAGGAGTTCTACATTGACACATCCATTTGCATGCAGTGCGGGTTCTGCGCGGAGTATTGCCCGTTCGACGCCATCAAGATGAACCACGACTACGAAATTTCGTCCTACGAACGCCATGAGTCGTGGGTGCTGGATATGCAGGAGTTGCTCGTCAGCACGCGCTACTACGCGGCCACCCACCCCACAGCGTGGGAACGCGAAGAAGCCGAACGCGCCGCCAAAGAGGCTGAAAAGTCTTCGGTTGAACGCTAA
- a CDS encoding NADH-quinone oxidoreductase subunit D, which translates to MVVQPEELARLDEVRSEKIIVNMGPQHPSTHGVFQMRVLLDGETVVDLEPVMGFMHRNHEKIGERNAWLMNMPYTDRLDYLAQMGNNFGYAITVEKLLGVEVPERAEYIRVIMAELNRIQSHMWSIGFLLNDLGAFFTPSLYCIEEREMILDLFEMVAGSRLMVNYFRFGGVAHDLPEEFLPLAKKLVYERLPRAIEELDRFLTTNEIVQVRTKGIGVLSAEQAINLSTSGHMLRASGVKWDLRRNDPYSIYDRFDFEIPVLYGGDIYDRYYIRILEMWQSLRILQQALEQIPEGEVLAGQKKWSIRVPKGEAYGHVENPRGELGFYVVSDGGSNPYRYHVRSGAFINLTALSHMAKGYKVADLIGILGSIDIVLGEVDR; encoded by the coding sequence ATGGTGGTGCAACCCGAAGAACTGGCGCGCCTGGATGAAGTGCGCTCCGAGAAAATCATCGTCAACATGGGGCCGCAACACCCCTCGACGCACGGGGTTTTCCAGATGCGCGTCTTGCTCGACGGTGAAACGGTGGTGGACCTGGAGCCGGTGATGGGCTTCATGCACCGCAACCACGAGAAAATCGGCGAACGCAATGCGTGGCTGATGAACATGCCCTACACCGACCGCCTGGACTACCTGGCGCAGATGGGCAACAACTTCGGCTACGCGATCACCGTCGAGAAATTGCTTGGCGTGGAAGTGCCCGAACGCGCCGAATACATCCGCGTCATTATGGCGGAGCTGAACCGTATTCAAAGCCACATGTGGTCAATCGGCTTCTTGCTGAACGACCTGGGCGCGTTCTTCACGCCGTCGCTTTACTGTATCGAAGAGCGCGAAATGATTCTCGACCTCTTCGAGATGGTTGCCGGTTCGCGCTTGATGGTCAACTACTTCCGCTTTGGCGGCGTGGCGCACGACCTGCCCGAAGAGTTCTTGCCGCTGGCGAAGAAACTGGTGTACGAACGCTTGCCGCGCGCCATTGAAGAACTCGACCGCTTCTTGACGACCAACGAAATCGTGCAGGTGCGCACCAAGGGCATCGGCGTGCTCTCTGCCGAGCAAGCCATCAACCTCAGCACGTCGGGGCACATGCTGCGCGCCAGCGGCGTGAAGTGGGACTTGCGCCGCAACGACCCGTACAGCATCTACGATCGCTTCGACTTTGAGATTCCGGTGCTCTACGGTGGCGACATCTACGATCGCTACTACATCCGTATCCTCGAAATGTGGCAGAGCCTGCGCATCTTGCAGCAAGCCCTCGAACAAATTCCCGAGGGCGAAGTGCTCGCCGGGCAGAAGAAGTGGAGCATCCGCGTGCCCAAGGGTGAAGCCTACGGCCACGTTGAAAACCCGCGTGGTGAGTTGGGCTTCTACGTGGTGAGTGATGGGGGCAGCAACCCCTACCGCTACCACGTGCGCAGCGGTGCGTTCATCAACCTGACCGCGCTCAGCCACATGGCGAAAGGCTACAAAGTTGCCGACTTGATTGGTATTCTGGGCTCGATTGACATCGTGCTCGGGGAGGTGGACCGCTAA
- a CDS encoding NADH-quinone oxidoreductase subunit A — protein MNPYLAIGLLLLVSTVLAVLIIVLGEIIGPDHPTRRKLSPYESGMVPIGRAMQRMPISFYLVATLFIIFDIEAIFLFPWALVYRKLGVFGVLEMLLFIGLLVVGLVYVWKKGALEWEN, from the coding sequence ATGAACCCATATTTGGCAATAGGGTTGTTGTTGCTGGTCAGCACGGTGTTGGCTGTGCTGATTATTGTGTTGGGCGAAATCATTGGTCCCGACCACCCAACACGGCGCAAACTTAGTCCCTATGAATCGGGGATGGTGCCCATTGGGCGCGCGATGCAGCGCATGCCCATCAGTTTCTATCTCGTGGCAACGTTGTTTATCATTTTCGATATCGAAGCCATTTTCTTGTTCCCGTGGGCGCTGGTCTATCGGAAACTGGGTGTGTTTGGTGTCCTGGAAATGTTGCTCTTTATTGGATTGTTGGTTGTAGGGCTGGTGTACGTTTGGAAAAAAGGAGCGTTGGAATGGGAGAACTGA